DNA sequence from the Suttonella indologenes genome:
TGCGCCCGAGGAAAAAGTTCGTATAATAGCACTCTCTCGAATTGCTCGAGAGTCTCAAAAAAAGATTAATTGGGGCGTCGCCAAGCGGTAAGGCACCAGGTTTTGATCCTGGCATGCGTAGGTTCGAATCCTGCCGCCCCAGCCAATTTCCTAGTCATCATCAAAAATGGGTGGTTGCCGTGTCAAGAGGCAGTATGACCGTTTTTACGGGCAATGCTAATCCACAATTAGCTCGTCAAATTGTTCAGCACCTTGGTTTGCCATTAGGCAATGCCAGCGTCAGTAAATTTTCAGATGGCGAAATTCAAGTCGAAATCCGTGAAAACGTCCGCGGAAAAGACGTCTTTATCATTCAGCCGACTTGTCATCCGACTAACGACAGCGTCATGGAACTGCTGATTTTAAGCGATGCACTGCGCCGCTCTTCAGCAAACCGTATCACAGCCGTTATGCCGTATTTCGGTTATTCGCGCCAAGACCGTCGTCCGCGTTCTGCCCGCGTGCCGATTTCTGCCAAAGTCATTGCCAATATGATTGCCAGCGTCGGGATTGACCGTGTGATGACGCTCGACCTGCATGCCGATCAAATTCAAGGCTTCTTTGATTTCCCTGTCGATAATATTTATGCAACGCCGATTATTCTAAACGATATTTTATCGCAGGATTTCAAATCCCCTGTGGTCGTGTCACCCGATATCGGCGGTGTGGTGCGTGCACGGGCGATTGCCAAACGCGTGGGCACAAAATTGGCGATTGTCGATAAACGTCGTCCGCGTCCGAACGAATCGGAAATTATGAACATTATCGGCGACGATATTACCGGCTGCGATTGCATTATTGTTGACGATATGGTGGATACCGCAGGCACATTGTCTAACAGCGCAACCGCTTTAAAAGAGCGCGGCGCACGCAGCGTAGTCGCTTATTGCACGCATGCCGTTTTATCGGGCAATGCGGTCAGCAATATTAATAATTCCGGTTTGGATGAATTAGTCGTGGCAGATTCGATTCCTTTGCGCGAAGATGCGAAGGAATGTAAAAAAATCCGCGTATTATCTATTGCGGGATTGGTGGCGGAAAGCATTCGCCGCGTACATGTTGAAGAATCGATTTCTTCGCTATTTATCGATTAATCTATAAATAGCGAATTTCATAGGGTACTGGTCGCAAGTACCCTTTTTTAAACTTGGAGTATATTTAATGTCAAATCAAGAATATCGCTATACGCTACATGCTGTTGTGCGTACAGATGAAGGGAAAGGTGCGAGCCGCCGCCTGCGTCGCGAGGGTTGGGTTCCTGCTATTGTTTATGGCGGTAATGCCGATCCGAAAAGCATTGCTATCAAGCAAGATGAATTGCAAAAAAATGCTAAGCACGACAGCTTTTTCTCTCAAATCATTAATTTGAAAATTGAAGGCGAAGAAGAACAAGAAATCTTAGTGCGCGATGTGCAGCACCACGTTTACAAGCCTTTGTTCCAACATTTTGATTTCCAACGCATCGTGCGCGGTCAAGAATTGCATGCAAGCGTGGCATTGCATTTCATCAATGACGAAAAAATTCCCGGCGTCGTTGCCGGCGGCGTATTGTCTCGCGTATTAACCAGCTTGGACGTTGTTTGCCGTCCGCGTCATTTGCCTGAATACATCGAAGTGGATGTAGGCAATTTAGAAGTCGGCGAATCGATTACCGCAAAAGATATTAAATTCCCTGAGGGCGTACGCGTTGCAGGCGAATTGAGCGAAGATGAATTGTCGCAATTAGTGATTGCAAGCATTTTACGTCCTGCGGGCGGCGCATCTAGCACAAGTGCTGAAGAAGAAGCTGCTGATGCGGATGACGCTGAATAATCTAGATGATTAAGCTCATTGTTGGCTTGGGAAATCCAGGTGAACAGTACCAAAAAACCCGCCATAATGCGGGTTTTTGGTTATTGGAAGAGCTGGCGCGTATTTCTGGAGGCGCACAATGGCGCGAAGAAAAAAAATTCTTTGCGCAATACTGCAAAATCTTGCTTGCGAATAAACCGCTTCATTTACTAATGCCGCAAACCTTTATGAATGCAAGCGGTAAATCTGTGGCGTCATTGGCGAATTTTTATAATCTCAGCGCCGATGAAATCTTAGTGGTACATGATGAGTTGGATTTGCCCGAAGGCGCTGCCAAGCTTAAGCAAGGCGGCGGTCATGGCGGACATAACGGTTTGCGTGATATTATTGCGGCATTAGATTCTCGGGAATTTCTGCGCTTACGCTTAGGCATTGATCATCCCGGCGATCGTTCGCAGGTGGTGCATTATGTTTTGAAGGCACCCGGCAAAGAAGGGCGCGAAAAAATTGATGCGGGCATTGTTCGGGCATTGCGGGCAATAGAAATTTGTCAGAAAGAGAGCTTGGAAAAAGCCATGCTTTTTTTGCACACGGAAAATGCCTAGGTTTCATATGAAACCTCTTGATGTTTTTTACGTGCTTAAATGAATGAAAAATGAGAAGGAGCAGTCATGGGTTTTAATTGTGGCATTGTCGGTTTGCCGAATGTGGGGAAATCGACCTTATTTAATGCCTTAACTAATGCAGGTATTGATGCGCAAAATTATCCCTTTTGTACGATTGAGCCTAATACGGGCATTGTGCATGTGCCTGATCTGCGCTTGAAAGCATTGGCGGAAATCGTTAATCCGCAGCGCATTTTGCCGGCAACCATGGAATTTGTGGATATTGCCGGTTTGGTAGCCGGAGCCTCAAAAGGCGAGGGCTTGGGAAACCAATTTTTAGCCAATATCCGCGAGACGGATGCGATTGCCCAAGTGGTGCGTTGTTTTGAAAATGATGATGTGGTGCATGTGGCGGGGGAAGTTAACCCCTTAAATGACATTCAGGTCATTGAATCCGAGCTGATTTTAGCCGATATGGCTTCTTTGGAGAAGGCGCAGCAACGCTTAGGGCGTATTGCCAAGGGCGGCGATAAGGATGCCAAGCTGAAATTAGAGATTATCGCTAAACTGCTACCGCATTTGGAAAACGGCGAGTTGGCGCGTACTTATCCGCTTAGCGATGAGGAAAAAGCCGCAGCGCGCGAGTTTTTCTTGCTGACGATGAAGCCCATGATGTATGTGGCGAATGTGGCGGAGGACAATTCACCGGATAATCCGCATGTGAAAGCGGTGTATACCAAAGCAGCGCAAACGAATGCGGTGGTCGTAGAAGTCTGTGCGGCGATTGAGGCGGAATTATCCCAATTGGAGCCGGAAGAGCAGGCGGAATTATTGGGCGAATACGGTTTGGAAGAACCGGGATTGAACCGCGTAATTCGCGCGGGTTATGAGTTATTGGATTTGGGAACGTATTTCACTGCCGGCGTGCAGGAAGTGCGAGCTTGGACAATGCCGAAAAACGCGACTGCGCCGCAAGCGGCGGGCGTGATTCACAGCGATTTCGAGCGCGGATTTATTCGTGCGGAAGTGATTGCTTATGAGGATTTTGTTGCTTGTCGTGGCGAACAAGGCGCGAAAGAAGCAGGAAAATGGCGTTTGGAAGGCAAGGATTATCACGTCAATGAAGGCGATGTGATACATTTTCGTTTTAATGTGTAATAAGTGAGAAATTTTATGGCAAATTATTCAACTAATGATTTTCGCGGCGGATTAAAAATTATGCTGGACGGCGATCCTTACAGCATCGTTGAAAACGAATTCGTCAAACCGGGCAAAGGACAGGCCTTTACGCGTACTAAAGTGCGTAATTTAAAAACAGGACGCGTGATTGAGCGTACTTTTAAGTCCGGCGATACGGTTGAAGCGGCGGACGTCATGGAAACCAATATGCAATATTTGTATAAAGACGGCGACAATTGGTATTTCATGAATGCGGAAACTTTCGAGCAACTGCCGGCGCCGCAAAGTGCGATTGAAGATGTGGAAAAATGGCTGAAAGAACAGGATGAATGCACCGTCGTATTATGGAACGGCAATATCATCAGCGTAACCGCACCGAATTTTATCGAGCGCAAAATCATTGATACCGATCCCGGCTTGCGCGGCGATACTTCCGGCGGTGGCGGCAAACCGGCGACGATTGAAACCGGTGCGGTGGTGCGTGTGCCATTGTTCTTGAACATCGGCGATGTGATTAAAATCGATACCCGCAGCGGCGAATATTTAGGTCGTGCAAAAGAATAAACGGAGGCGAATATGCTTGCGCTGAAAAGAAGTTCATGGCTGGTGCTGCTATTGGTATTAGCGGCTTGTGTCACCGTTAATATCTATTTCCCTGCGGCTGCCGCGGGAAAAGCGGCGGATCAAATCATTGAAGATATTTGGCAGGGTGCGAAAAATGCGCCGCTACCGCCGCAAGCAAGCAATGATAGGCATTGGGATGAACCGATGCGGCGTGCATTAGTGGCGGTAGTGAGTATGTCAAGCCGCACGGCCTATGCGCAAGACATCGACTTCAATGCCAATTCTGCCGAGATTTCTGCGATTAAATCGCGGATGAGCGCGCGATTTGGCAAAATCCGTCCTTACTATGCTTCAGGCGCCATCGGTTTTGCAGACAATGGCTACGTGGTTTTGCGCGATGCTTCTGTCGTGCCGATGTCCGAGCGCGGACAAGCGCAGCAATTGGTCAACGCAGAAAATGCCGACCGCAAAGCGCTATATGCGGCGATTGCCAAAGCCAATAATCAGCCCGGTTGGGCGGATCAAATCCGCCAAGTATTTGCCCAACGCTGGATTGAGCAGGCGGAAAGCGGCTGGTGGGTAGAAAGCGGCGGCTGGAAGCAGAAATAATGCTAGATAATAACGTCCTAATTTTTGATATTGAAACCGTCGCTGATTGCGACGGTTATCGTTTATTGCATCGGCTGCCCGAGGATTTAAGCGAAAACGAGATTGTCGCCATCATGAATAATGAGCGCTTGGCGGAAAACGGAAGCACGTTTTACCGCCATCATCTGCATAAAGTGGTGACGATTTCTTTATTGCTGTTGAGCGGCAATAAAATCAAATTATGGAGCTTGGGGCGGGAAAACGAAACGGAGCAAAGCCTGATTGCCCGCTTTTTTGCCGGCATTGATAAAACATTGCCTACATTAGTGAGCTGGAACGGTAGCGGATTTGATTTGCCCGTTTTGCATTACCGTGCCTTATTTCACGGCATTAGTGCGCCGGCATATTTTGAAATCGGCGAGCAAGACAATCAATTCCGCTACAACAACTACATCAGCCGTTTTCATTGGCGGCATATTGACATGATGGACGTACTGTCCGGCTATCAAGCTAATACGCGCGCCTCTTTAAATGATGTGGCGAAACTCTGCGCTTTGCCGGGAAAACTCGATACCGACGGTTCTCAAGTGCAAACCTTATGGCAAAACGGCGAAAAAGAAAAAATCTGCGATTACTGCGAAACCGATGTGCTCAATACCTACGGCGTTTACCTGCGTTTTGAACTTTTGCGCGGAAGATTGCAGCCGGCGGAATACGAGGAAAAAATCGCCCAATTGCGCGCTTATTTGCAGCATCTGTCGGAAAACGGCGCCACTCATATCACGGAATTTTTAGAGGCCTGGCATGTATGATTCAAAAGCAGACGTGATTTATCGCGTGCAATTCAAAACGGATGACAAACATTACGACTTATTTGTTC
Encoded proteins:
- a CDS encoding ribose-phosphate pyrophosphokinase, coding for MTVFTGNANPQLARQIVQHLGLPLGNASVSKFSDGEIQVEIRENVRGKDVFIIQPTCHPTNDSVMELLILSDALRRSSANRITAVMPYFGYSRQDRRPRSARVPISAKVIANMIASVGIDRVMTLDLHADQIQGFFDFPVDNIYATPIILNDILSQDFKSPVVVSPDIGGVVRARAIAKRVGTKLAIVDKRRPRPNESEIMNIIGDDITGCDCIIVDDMVDTAGTLSNSATALKERGARSVVAYCTHAVLSGNAVSNINNSGLDELVVADSIPLREDAKECKKIRVLSIAGLVAESIRRVHVEESISSLFID
- a CDS encoding 50S ribosomal protein L25/general stress protein Ctc, with product MSNQEYRYTLHAVVRTDEGKGASRRLRREGWVPAIVYGGNADPKSIAIKQDELQKNAKHDSFFSQIINLKIEGEEEQEILVRDVQHHVYKPLFQHFDFQRIVRGQELHASVALHFINDEKIPGVVAGGVLSRVLTSLDVVCRPRHLPEYIEVDVGNLEVGESITAKDIKFPEGVRVAGELSEDELSQLVIASILRPAGGASSTSAEEEAADADDAE
- the pth gene encoding aminoacyl-tRNA hydrolase; the protein is MIKLIVGLGNPGEQYQKTRHNAGFWLLEELARISGGAQWREEKKFFAQYCKILLANKPLHLLMPQTFMNASGKSVASLANFYNLSADEILVVHDELDLPEGAAKLKQGGGHGGHNGLRDIIAALDSREFLRLRLGIDHPGDRSQVVHYVLKAPGKEGREKIDAGIVRALRAIEICQKESLEKAMLFLHTENA
- the ychF gene encoding redox-regulated ATPase YchF, with the protein product MGFNCGIVGLPNVGKSTLFNALTNAGIDAQNYPFCTIEPNTGIVHVPDLRLKALAEIVNPQRILPATMEFVDIAGLVAGASKGEGLGNQFLANIRETDAIAQVVRCFENDDVVHVAGEVNPLNDIQVIESELILADMASLEKAQQRLGRIAKGGDKDAKLKLEIIAKLLPHLENGELARTYPLSDEEKAAAREFFLLTMKPMMYVANVAEDNSPDNPHVKAVYTKAAQTNAVVVEVCAAIEAELSQLEPEEQAELLGEYGLEEPGLNRVIRAGYELLDLGTYFTAGVQEVRAWTMPKNATAPQAAGVIHSDFERGFIRAEVIAYEDFVACRGEQGAKEAGKWRLEGKDYHVNEGDVIHFRFNV
- the efp gene encoding elongation factor P — encoded protein: MANYSTNDFRGGLKIMLDGDPYSIVENEFVKPGKGQAFTRTKVRNLKTGRVIERTFKSGDTVEAADVMETNMQYLYKDGDNWYFMNAETFEQLPAPQSAIEDVEKWLKEQDECTVVLWNGNIISVTAPNFIERKIIDTDPGLRGDTSGGGGKPATIETGAVVRVPLFLNIGDVIKIDTRSGEYLGRAKE
- a CDS encoding YdbL family protein, which translates into the protein MLALKRSSWLVLLLVLAACVTVNIYFPAAAAGKAADQIIEDIWQGAKNAPLPPQASNDRHWDEPMRRALVAVVSMSSRTAYAQDIDFNANSAEISAIKSRMSARFGKIRPYYASGAIGFADNGYVVLRDASVVPMSERGQAQQLVNAENADRKALYAAIAKANNQPGWADQIRQVFAQRWIEQAESGWWVESGGWKQK
- a CDS encoding 3'-5' exonuclease, coding for MLDNNVLIFDIETVADCDGYRLLHRLPEDLSENEIVAIMNNERLAENGSTFYRHHLHKVVTISLLLLSGNKIKLWSLGRENETEQSLIARFFAGIDKTLPTLVSWNGSGFDLPVLHYRALFHGISAPAYFEIGEQDNQFRYNNYISRFHWRHIDMMDVLSGYQANTRASLNDVAKLCALPGKLDTDGSQVQTLWQNGEKEKICDYCETDVLNTYGVYLRFELLRGRLQPAEYEEKIAQLRAYLQHLSENGATHITEFLEAWHV